A single Vigna radiata var. radiata cultivar VC1973A chromosome 8, Vradiata_ver6, whole genome shotgun sequence DNA region contains:
- the LOC106769717 gene encoding NF-kappa-B-activating protein, with amino-acid sequence MGRPSSTIEIPHERHRHNTRRTPDSDISDDYRRRRSPSYDSYDRPAERRRRRSESPPFRNPRHANGAPNDDALPKKFGRRNGAYLDRDRGDWQRSNSESDEELKGLNYEEYRRLKRQKMRKSLKYCIWNVTPSPPRRDDDDLEDYSKPDEISDRDDVGGKIDKEDKPRGKSKSESDSESEKSISSESDDSRSRKKRRKSSAGSSRRRSYSESGSESESESESESEEEYRKRRKSRRNRRKRNKRSSRKRRYSDSDESDGSESGDSESSGRKRMKRSSSSRSSSKRIRRSGKGKKKSSETESERAYSEDENGSGSGDAGKATIDEVLNTEINAEALKLKELFESQKKPALDNEPAVGPMPLPRAEGHISYGGALRPGEGDAIAQYVQQGKRIPRRGEVGLSAEEIQKFESLGYVMSGSRHQRMNAIRIRKENQVYSAEDKRALAMFNYEEKAKREHKVMADLQRLVQRHIGQDVGPTHDPFAPKASDGADA; translated from the coding sequence ATGGGTAGGCCATCCTCCACCATCGAAATCCCTCACGAACGCCACCGACATAACACTCGCCGCACACCGGACTCCGATATCTCCGACGATTATCGCCGCCGTCGCAGCCCCAGCTATGACTCTTACGATCGCCCCGCGGAACGCCGCCGCCGCCGTTCGGAATCACCCCCCTTCAGAAACCCTAGACACGCCAATGGAGCTCCCAACGACGACGCTCTGCCGAAGAAATTCGGTCGCCGAAACGGGGCGTATCTGGACCGCGACCGCGGGGACTGGCAGCGTTCCAATTCCGAGTCCGACGAAGAGTTGAAGGGTTTGAACTACGAGGAATACCGAAGGCTCAAGCGTCAGAAGATGAGGAAGTCGCTGAAATACTGCATCTGGAACGTCACACCCAGTCCTCCGCGGCGCGACGATGACGATCTGGAGGATTATAGCAAACCTGATGAAATCTCTGACCGAGACGACGTCGGTGGGAAGATTGACAAGGAGGATAAACCAAGAGGAAAATCGAAATCGGAATCTGATTCTGAATCTGAAAAGTCTATCAGCAGTGAATCAGACGATTCGCGTTctaggaagaagagaaggaagagtTCTGCTGGTTCGTCGAGGAGGAGATCGTATAGCGAGAGTGGGTCAGAATCTGAATCAGAGTCAGAGTCAGAATCAGAAGAAGAGTATCGTAAACGAAGGAAGAGTAGGAggaatagaagaaaaagaaataagaggAGCAGCAGGAAGAGAAGATATAGCGATTCAGATGAGAGTGACGGGAGCGAGAGTGGTGATTCTGAAAGCAGTGGGAGAAAGAGGATGAAACGTTCTTCTTCCTCAAGGTCTAGTTCGAAGCGTATCAGGAGGAgcggaaaaggaaaaaagaaaagttctgAGACGGAAAGCGAGCGTGCTTATTCGGAGGACGAGAATGGTTCTGGTTCCGGTGATGCTGGTAAAGCTACGATAGATGAGGTGTTGAACACGGAGATTAATGCGGAGGCTTTGAAGTTAAAGGAATTGTTCGAGTCTCAGAAGAAACCCGCTTTGGACAACGAACCCGCTGTTGGGCCAATGCCGTTGCCGAGGGCCGAGGGGCATATAAGCTATGGTGGAGCGCTTAGGCCTGGTGAAGGTGATGCCATTGCGCAGTATGTTCAACAAGGTAAGCGTATTCCGCGAAGAGGAGAAGTGGGTCTTTCTGCAGAGGAGATTCAGAAGTTTGAGAGTCTTGGTTATGTGATGAGCGGTAGTAGGCATCAGAGGATGAATGCCATTCGTATCAGGAAAGAAAACCAGGTTTATAGTGCTGAGGATAAACGTGCTCTGGCTATGTTTAACTATGAAGAGAAGGCCAAGAGGGAGCATAAGGTTATGGCTGATCTGCAGCGCCTTGTGCAACGCCATATTGGCCAGGATGTTGGTCCAACTCATGATCCTTTTGCTCCAAAAGCCTCCGATGGTGCTGATGCATGA